From the Musa acuminata AAA Group cultivar baxijiao chromosome BXJ3-1, Cavendish_Baxijiao_AAA, whole genome shotgun sequence genome, the window GGCAGTTATTCGACCGAGACAACATTAAGGGGCATGGGAGTGAGTGTGGGTCAGGTCGCCAGTTGTGGCGGTAGGAAAGGGGCCACCTACTTGGCTAGCTGGGGTATGAGAGGTGCGATAGCCTACATCATCCCTATTATGGTATATACTTAGTGGGTGAGGTTGAGGAATGCCTTGACAAGGATAACTAGCTGCCTTGTGTAAGCCCCGGGGGGCGAGAATTTGAGATCTTTGAATAGGCGCCAATAGCACCCCAAAGTCTAGTCCGAGGTAGACCCGTCCATCTATGGGGGAGCGGGAAGCTGTCCTCCCTGCCTAAAGACCATGTGAGTGGGTGGAGCCTCCTCGATGCGTTCGATGAGATTATTTATCGGTGGACATTCTTGCAatatcgggccctccttctagcaccaaaaataTTATGCACTTTTATGTCATGGCCTGGGGATGGGTATGGTTTGGTTCTGACCCGAAAGTGCAAGGTTGCCCATGAGGATTCTTGGGCAATGAGGCCAAAGGGACGAGGTCGGGTCGGAGGTTGGTTCTCGGCTTCTATTGCGTCTTCGTGGCTGACCCCAAGTGGAGCTTGATCGGCTTCATCCACGTTGTAATCCTGCACAATAAGTCGATGTTAGGAGGGAGAttctcgactcgacccctccaaTGCCTAAGTTAGTAGGTGGTCTAAGTGGTGAAAAAGATTCGATCCCTTTCCTCGAGCTAGGGGTTGGTATCTATACTTGTGGCAATGGCTCGGTCATATGCAGGTCGTTAATGACCATCGATATTTCATTCGACATAGCCTTGCGAGTGGTCGGCTCGTATGCTTTTGACGGTGTGGATCAGTTCGTCTGGTCTCCCATCACACGATGTTAACTCGTACGGTTTGGGTTGGCTTGTCTGATCCCCTACCATGCGGCACCAACCCGTATGGTTCCGAGCGATGGGGAGTTGGTCAGGCGTCGTCCGCCAAGTTAGTTGCACTTTCTCCGGGCACGTCCTGACACTTGCTCCACGTTGGCTCTTTGGTGGCTGCCAACTATCAATGCATGGGTGGTGTCAAAATATTCCTTATCAAGTTttaaattgaaaatgaataaaattaagattgatttataaggatcTGATAGATAACATATGGTCGAAGGAGGAGGATGTCAAGTGGGtgagaagaagaaatcaaatgctGGGGGTGGGAGGAGGTAGAAATGGTTCATGAGTTGATGAAAGGGATCCAATCCTAATCCACCTAACCCGAACCAAGACACCTTGACTGGATCAATCTAAACCACAGTTGGATCACAATCTAGTTCAAGaatattatcaaaattttaaataaaaagataTCCTTAGCAAAAACTAAGTATTGAGACATAATCTAATAAAAGCTCGTTTATTTTATTAGCCAATATTCAATCTATATACTTGTTTAATTTGCTGGGGAGACACTATTCAAACACCAATATGATTACCGCAGTTGAGCAAAAGACAGGAATGCTTTCATGCCAACTGCATGAATGAATGACTATTGTGAGAGGTGCTGTGTCTACTGATATCAAACTCTGATTCAGAAAAAGTGTTGTTTTGGCTTTCTCCGTTTCCAAAGCACAGTATGTTACTATGCCCTCGACTTCTTACGAATCTGTGCATGGCGGCGCAACGTGTAAACAGTAGCTTGACAGAAGGCAGACCAACCACAGGACAGTCAACGGGATGATCACTTCCACCTTCTTAGGAAATCAGCAAGACGACAAGTAATCCCAACAAGGACGGCCACCCTTAACAAGATGCATCTTTGATCGAATCGGCGCCTTGGACTGTGCAAGAACACCACATTCCCTTGACGGAATCACCTACAATCATCTCCCTTTGACCTGGTCCGCCCCTTGTTTCATTGGCAAGTTTCCCGAAGCTCATCCCAACTTTGTCTCTTTCTTGTCGAGGAAATCGAGATGGTTGGAGATCCGAAAGCTGGTGGGAACCAATCGGGAAGAGTGTGAGCGCGCCGAGCCAAACTTGATGACACCATCAGGATCCACTTGAGATCCCCGTGGGGAATGGAAATGGAGTTTGGGGTCTGCGCCAGGTGATGTGGGTTTGAGAGCAGAGAAGAGGAGCCATTCATGGTGATCCTTCTCCCAGGATCACATCAACCTGCAAGCATCTCACATGTGTGCTCACGCTTCCAAGCTGAGACCCGTCTTGGTTTCGTCTCAAGGAAAATGGTgcgtctttttcttcttttatgctTATATTCTGTGACCCATGTTGGAATAGATCCTCCAAAAAGACTACCTTTGTTCCATCTGCTCTCTCTTTCCAACTTGTGCTCGATTCTGTAGTTGGCGGTACATACCATTTCCATGGATTCCTGCGTTACTAAGATTTCGGGTTGGCCTCATACCTTTTCCTTTCCTCACTGAGAATTTCTTGATGTGCTTGCAATAGTCATTCAGTGTTAATTGTATGTGATGGGGTTTAATTTCTGGAAGATTCATGTGATGCAAGTGTTTGGGGTATGATTGCAGTAGGTTTGTGTGATTGGTATTGAAGAAATCTCACTGATGGAAGCTGTTCCTCGACATGAAAGTTTGGTGGGGCGCAATTTCTCAGATGGTGCTGCAGATTTGGACCTGTTGGATCAGCTACTCTCAAGAGATGGTTGGTTGGAATTTCCTGATTGCCCTGATGTCTTGCAAGCCGGTACTCCTTGCTCCATGAGCCCCTTGAGTTCTTTGAGCTTTTCGCCGCTTTTTGAGGTCAACAATAGCAGCTCTAACCCGGATCGGCTGGAAAGTTGTAGCCAAGATGACATAGGAAGGTCAGTTGTATCTGCTTGTCCACCAGGGGATGAAACCCTCGCTGAAAATTTTGATAGAACACAATCCCCCAATTTAAATTCCACTGGACAGTTAATATTCTCAATCCACTCTGGTGTTGTAAGAACAGCAGATCTGAGCTCGAAGCCAGGAACAAGGAGGTCGATTCAACCGAGTGACTCCAATTTTTATGTAAAAGAGAGATTCATGCAGGCGCTTTATCACATCAAGGACGCTCGGAGGGACAGCGAAGTTCTAGTTCAGTTATGGGtgcctgtaaagagaggagaccaACTGATTCTTACAACTTATAGTcaacctttctctctcaatccaaactgTGAGAAACTCATGAATTATAGGGAGGTCTCCACAAACTACCATTTCTCAGCCCAGGAGAACTCTGGCAAGGTGTTAGGCTTACCTGGCCGGGTGTTTCTAGGAAGATTGCCTGAATGGACACCAGATGTTCGGTTCTTTAGCAGCTACGAGTATCTGCGTGTGGATTATGCTCAGCGGCTTGATATTCGTGGCAGTATAGCAATTCCTGTTTTTGATCATGGTAGTCGATCTTGCTTGGGTGTTGTGGAGGTTGTAATGACCACCCAAAAGTTAAATTACTCTGTTGAACTCGAGAAAATCTGCAATGCTCTCCAGGTtagattttttgcttctttctagGTGACTATTAAGCTTCTGGATAGGAACTTTCCTTTGGGACTCTTGTTTTCAGATTGAGGAATTTATTCTGATGTGCTTTGTATTTGTTTTTACTGGATTATTCtccttgatttgaaattttttgaaGGGTTGTAAGGTATTTATGGTCCATATCTTTTAAGTCTCCTTGAGATGTCACTGCTCGATATGACGAAATGGCAAGTTCAGAATATGGGCTAGCTACGTTTTTTGGAATTTTGCTAATGGACACTGGTATTTGCAGGCAGTTGATCTTAGGAGCTCTGCAGTTGCGAGTGTTCCTCGCTTTGAGGTGAGCCAGTAGACTTCACAAGCATTATTCTTGAAGCATCCAACTTACTACAGAACATGATGTTCTTTTTCAGGTAGGTAGTGGTTCATACCAAGCTGCTTTACCTGAGATCCTAGAGGTCCTAAAAGCTGTTTGCAGGATGCACATGTTACCATTAGCTCAAACTTGGATTCCATGCATTCAACAAGGTAAAAGAGGCATCCGCCACTCAGATGAAAACTACAGGCACTGTGTCTCCACATCTGATGCAGCTTATTATGTGAATGACCCTTCTATGATTGAATTTCATGAGGCCTGTTCTGAGCATCACTTGTTAAGAGGACAAGGTGCGGCAGGTAGAGCTTTCACCACCAATCAACCATGCTTTGTGTCGGATGTTACTGCTTCCAGTAAGACGGAGTATCCGCTTTCTCACCATGCCAAGATGTTTGGTCTGAGAGGTGCAGTTGCAATATGCATGCAAAGTATTCTGTCTGGAAATGTTGACTTTGTATTGGAGTTCTTTCTACCCACCAATTGCATACTGATTGAAGAACAGAAACAGATGCTTGATTCATTGTCAGGCACTATACAACAAGTTTGTCGAACTTTAAGTGTTGTCAAATCTAAGGAGCTAGCAGATGCGAATATGTTACAAAAGAATGAAATGATTCCACATATTTTGTTGGAGAAATCTTTTTCCGAGGCACAACCAGCTCAAAAATATGACCCTGTCACTTCACTTGATGCTCGTACAAAGAAATTGCATAGGAA encodes:
- the LOC103994743 gene encoding protein NLP1-like codes for the protein MEAVPRHESLVGRNFSDGAADLDLLDQLLSRDGWLEFPDCPDVLQAGTPCSMSPLSSLSFSPLFEVNNSSSNPDRLESCSQDDIGRSVVSACPPGDETLAENFDRTQSPNLNSTGQLIFSIHSGVVRTADLSSKPGTRRSIQPSDSNFYVKERFMQALYHIKDARRDSEVLVQLWVPVKRGDQLILTTYSQPFSLNPNCEKLMNYREVSTNYHFSAQENSGKVLGLPGRVFLGRLPEWTPDVRFFSSYEYLRVDYAQRLDIRGSIAIPVFDHGSRSCLGVVEVVMTTQKLNYSVELEKICNALQAVDLRSSAVASVPRFEVGSGSYQAALPEILEVLKAVCRMHMLPLAQTWIPCIQQGKRGIRHSDENYRHCVSTSDAAYYVNDPSMIEFHEACSEHHLLRGQGAAGRAFTTNQPCFVSDVTASSKTEYPLSHHAKMFGLRGAVAICMQSILSGNVDFVLEFFLPTNCILIEEQKQMLDSLSGTIQQVCRTLSVVKSKELADANMLQKNEMIPHILLEKSFSEAQPAQKYDPVTSLDARTKKLHRNLPPWLTSTMKNSVNKRGHTFKFKKSEAEGFSITTDRGYTEEVLPAAEIFLKLGHHRKGLSKDVIDIENSSNFNSTCSEAAKTTAKRRRKSEKTVSLEVLRTHFAGSLKDAAKNIGVCPTTLKRICRQHGITRWPSRMIRKVDHSLQKLRVVIDSVHGADKSIQLSSLYKDFTTASVSDTNSPGDFVISKSNQNDHPNADHQYLDAELNHPYLSSSHSSTSCSQTSTSNISSSSGKKKCTQPCEPRMIREVNLEEKVVHIPQGANSQIGLHLSAQSTQLCPGRFESQKSPGEHCSPPSLSLSDNYKVSSIRVKVMYGAEKVRIRLHPTWGFKDLRREILKRFNIGNKNSVNLRYIDDELEWILLTCDADLQECLCIYRSSGARTIKITLQSIDNPPIIVSSRSTGLSF